TTGCCACTTCTAAATTTCGGTTGATAAAAACAAAGGTGATTCCAAGCCCCGCTAGACCGGCAAGAATCCCAATCGGAATACTAATCGCTCCAATCACGGATCCTTCAAAAAAGACAGAATTTCGCTTTTGCTTTTTGGTTGCTCCAACGCTTGAAAGCATCCCTAAATGTCTTGTCCGCTCGGATACACTAATCGAGAAGGCATTATAAATCAAAGCCACGGAGCCAATGATGATGACGCTCATAATGATAGCAGCTAAGGAATAAAGGGTCTTGTGTAATTGAACATTATTCGTTACTCCATAGTAACGAAGCAATTCACTATTAAAATTTACTGCCTCGATTCCCTGTGTAGCAGCCAAGCTTTTTGCTTTTTTATAGAGGGAACGGTCTATTTCCGTTAGCACCACAAAAGCATCGACGGTATCGATTTTCCTTACGGATGTTTCGTCGATATAGCCAATCACGGTGTAACCAGGTGACCATGTCGGTTCCCAAGAAGGGCGTTCAATCGTCCCGACAATGGTTAGGGTTTTGGTTTCGTTGGTTCGCAGCTCTTCAATGAGCGTGTCTTCGTCCCGTTCGAGAGCGTTATTCTGCGTTAGTAACTTTCCGTTTGCTTTGTTCCAACGCTCACCGATATCTACCGTGAGTTGGTCCCCGATTTTGTAATCGACCCTTGCATTTTTGATAACCGCTTCTGAAATTGCAATCTCGTTTTCATTGTGAGGAAGTCTTCCCTCAATCACTTCCATTGGAAATTGCTTCATACCCGCTGCATTGTAGTTTTGAAAAAATAAATATGGTTTATTCTGATTTTCTGATTCTACTAGAGACGCATAGCCATCGCTCGAGAGGACCATGGTTTTCGTTTCGATGTCCTTTTCAATGGCTTCGATTTGGTCTAAGGTGACATCTTTATACTGAACATGCCATTCTCCATGTTTGGCGATATTCTGGCGAATCAGTAGGTCTAAAAAGGAATAACCAAGCGTGGTAACCGCGGTGATCATCGCCACCGAAATAATGACACCAATTATCGTTACAAGTGATCGGCGTTTGTTCTCTTTCAAATGCCTTATCGTGACTTTATGGATAATGTTCATGGACGAAGCACCTCATCCTTGGCGACCTTGCCATCTTCAATGGAAATAATGCGGTCTGCTTGAAGGGCGATACGCTCATCATGGGTAATGACAATCAGTGTCTGATTGTAGGTTTTGTTAAACATCTTGAGCAGTTCCATAATGTCCTTACTATTTTTACTATCGAGATTGCCTGTCGGCTCATCGGCAAGCATGATTGCAGGATTGCTGATCAACGCTCGTCCAATCGAGACGCGTTGCTGCTGGCCGCCTGAAAGCTGGTTGGGCAGGTGGGAAAGTCGTGGGTTCAAACCTAAAATGTCAACAACTCTTTTAAAATGGCTGGGATCCACCTTTTGCTCATCCAAGAGCATAGGCAGAGTGATATTTTCTTCCACTGTTAAGATGGGAATCAAATTATAAAATTGATAAATCAAGCCGATTTGCCTGCGTCTAAAAATCGCCAGTTGTGTTTCATTTAAATTATAAATATCGGTTTGATCAATGAGGACCTTTCCGCTCGTGGGCCGGTCAACTCCACCGAGTAAATGAAGCAGCGTTGATTTTCCCGAACCAGACGGCCCGATAATGCAAACAAATTCGCCTTTTTTCACCGAAAAGGATACATTATCAAGCGCATTAACCGCAGTTTCACCTTTGCCATACACCTTTGAAAGATTTTTTACTTCTACTATATTCATAAGAAAACCTCCATTATTTCATTGTCTTGAGGTTAGTATATCGAGTCAATATGACTTTAAAGTGACTCTTAAGTGACAATTTATTCACCTTAGGAAGGAGAGTAGGTCCATGAAAATAAAAAGAAGCAGGCAATCTAAATTACCTGCTTGTAAAACTTTATCTGAAAACTGGTGCCAACTCCGGGTTGACTCTTCACTTCGATATCGCCATGTTGACTAGTGATGATGCTATTCGCCATAGCGAGTCCGATACCGACGCTATCGTCACCCGCATTTTTCCCTTTGTAAAACCGTCGGAATATGTAAGGAAGGTCATCCTTTGCGATGCCTTTCCCGTTGTCCGAAATAGTGATTTCCGTAAATAAAGCATTCTCGGAAAATTTGATGAAGATTTCGCCGCCTTCGGACGTGTGCTCGACACCGTTTTTGATGATATTGATGAGTGCTTCTGTAGTCCAATTAAAGTCACCAATAAAGGCTGCATGCTCATTTCCATCGATCTTTATAGTTTGCATTTTAATATCCATGGGAATCAATAGCGGACCTGTGGCAGCTTGAATGAGGGGAGCGACCAGGACCTTTTCCTTTTTAAAGAAAGCCGTACCGGCATCGATTTTCGAAAGCTTTAATAAGGAAGAAACCAGCCATTCCATACGTTCGAGCTGTACTTGAAGATTCCGAGTGAATTCTGCTCGTTTTCCATCCTCCAATCGTTTGTCACCTAACAAATCAGCCATGACAATCATCGAGGTAAGAGGTGTTTTTATTTGGTGAGAGATATCTGAAATAGCATTAGTCAGTTTTGCTTTATCTTCATGTAAAACGGCTCCCTGCTGATAAAGAATTCTTGTCATTTTATAAATATCACTTTTTAAGAGGCTCAGCTCACCTTCTGAATTATCACGGACGTCTAAATGGAAGTCGCCGCTGCTAATTTGTTTTAAATAGCCTGATAGTCTTTCAATTTCACGGTAACGCCATTTCGTGAAAATCAAGCTGCTGCTAATCAGTAAAATCGATACTCCCAGCATCAAACCGGCCGCAAGCATTGATACGAATAGGGCCGCAACCGTAAATCCGATGACACTTATCGAAAGAAGAAGGGTGAGGAGGATTCGAACTTCTCGATTACGAAGCAACTCAATCACCAACCTTATAGCCCATGCCTCGAACAGTTTTTAATATCGTTGGATTCCCAGGGTCATCCTCAAGCTTTTCACGTAATCGTTTAATATAGACGGTCAAGGTGTTATCATTGACGAAATCACCGGCGACATCCCAAATTCGGTCTAGCAGTTGTGCTCTTGTGAGAACTTGACCAATATGAGTGGCGAATAAGAGGAGGAGCCGATATTCTAAGGCTGTTAACAGTATTTCTTGGCCATTTTTGTAGACTTGTCCTTCTAATGTGTTGATCTGAATATTTTCGAGATCAATGGTGTTTTTCGGCTGGGAATGGCGATGGTAGCGGCGGTGTACCGTTTTGATCCTTGAAACCAACTCACGAATTCGAAAGGGCTTTGTAATATAATCATCAGCCCCCATATCAAGCCCCATAACGACATTCACTTCATCGTCAAAAGCGGTTAAAAAAATGACAGGGGTATCGCGTTTTTGTTTCACATGCTTACACAAGTCATAACCGCTTCCATCAGGTAAGGACAAGTCAAATAAGCATAAATCGATTTCTTCGATTCTATGATTCAGTACTTCTATAGCTGTGGCTGCCTGATGACAAAGCACAATTTCATAGCCCTCTTGCTTCAAGGAATACTCCAATCCCGAAGCAATCGTTCGGTCATCTTCCACCACTAAAATTTTCATTTGCGTTCATCCTAACTTAGCGTTTTCTTTTATCTTATTGGAACATTGGGCTACCGTCAAAAAATATCGTGTGGCGCAGTTTTTCGTGCGAACAGGGCAGGTTGCTCTATAGCTTACATGAAAGGGCATGTGAGTGAATAGGATTACCTGTAAAGCATCAGACATTAGTCAG
This Neobacillus sp. YX16 DNA region includes the following protein-coding sequences:
- a CDS encoding ABC transporter ATP-binding protein, with translation MNIVEVKNLSKVYGKGETAVNALDNVSFSVKKGEFVCIIGPSGSGKSTLLHLLGGVDRPTSGKVLIDQTDIYNLNETQLAIFRRRQIGLIYQFYNLIPILTVEENITLPMLLDEQKVDPSHFKRVVDILGLNPRLSHLPNQLSGGQQQRVSIGRALISNPAIMLADEPTGNLDSKNSKDIMELLKMFNKTYNQTLIVITHDERIALQADRIISIEDGKVAKDEVLRP
- a CDS encoding HAMP domain-containing sensor histidine kinase — encoded protein: MLRNREVRILLTLLLSISVIGFTVAALFVSMLAAGLMLGVSILLISSSLIFTKWRYREIERLSGYLKQISSGDFHLDVRDNSEGELSLLKSDIYKMTRILYQQGAVLHEDKAKLTNAISDISHQIKTPLTSMIVMADLLGDKRLEDGKRAEFTRNLQVQLERMEWLVSSLLKLSKIDAGTAFFKKEKVLVAPLIQAATGPLLIPMDIKMQTIKIDGNEHAAFIGDFNWTTEALINIIKNGVEHTSEGGEIFIKFSENALFTEITISDNGKGIAKDDLPYIFRRFYKGKNAGDDSVGIGLAMANSIITSQHGDIEVKSQPGVGTSFQIKFYKQVI
- a CDS encoding response regulator transcription factor, with the protein product MKILVVEDDRTIASGLEYSLKQEGYEIVLCHQAATAIEVLNHRIEEIDLCLFDLSLPDGSGYDLCKHVKQKRDTPVIFLTAFDDEVNVVMGLDMGADDYITKPFRIRELVSRIKTVHRRYHRHSQPKNTIDLENIQINTLEGQVYKNGQEILLTALEYRLLLLFATHIGQVLTRAQLLDRIWDVAGDFVNDNTLTVYIKRLREKLEDDPGNPTILKTVRGMGYKVGD